One Lacticaseibacillus rhamnosus genomic window carries:
- a CDS encoding energy-coupling factor ABC transporter ATP-binding protein, producing MDITFDHVSFTYQAGTPFAGDGIKDVSGTIHDGSYTAIIGHTGSGKSTILQHLNALLKPTSGTVTIGDKVITNETSNKNLKPLRQKVGMVFQFAENQLFEQTVAKDIAFGPQNFGVSEQDALALADKMITMVGLPHDVLEKSPFDLSGGQMRRVAIAGVLAMQPEVLVLDEPTAGLDPAGRHEMMQMFERLHREEGQTIVLVTHQMDDVADYADTVWVMAKGHLIKTGTPREIFADSAWLKANQLGLPKTAQMAQQLTAKGFHFDPQPLTEAELADQLLPQIGGGQRG from the coding sequence GTGGACATTACATTCGACCATGTGAGCTTTACGTATCAGGCAGGTACGCCTTTCGCTGGTGACGGGATCAAAGATGTTTCCGGAACCATCCATGATGGCAGTTATACGGCGATTATCGGCCACACCGGTTCGGGTAAGTCGACCATTTTGCAACACTTGAATGCATTACTAAAGCCGACTTCCGGAACTGTCACGATTGGCGATAAGGTCATCACTAATGAAACGAGTAATAAGAATCTGAAACCGTTGCGGCAAAAAGTTGGTATGGTTTTTCAGTTTGCCGAGAATCAACTGTTTGAACAAACCGTGGCTAAGGACATTGCTTTTGGACCGCAAAACTTTGGTGTGAGCGAGCAGGATGCTTTAGCGTTGGCGGATAAAATGATTACGATGGTCGGTCTGCCGCATGATGTATTAGAAAAGTCGCCATTTGATCTGTCTGGCGGGCAAATGCGAAGAGTGGCCATTGCCGGTGTGTTGGCCATGCAACCGGAAGTTTTGGTGCTGGATGAGCCGACAGCCGGTCTGGATCCGGCTGGGCGGCACGAAATGATGCAAATGTTTGAACGCCTGCATCGTGAAGAAGGGCAGACAATTGTGCTCGTGACCCACCAGATGGACGATGTGGCGGATTATGCCGACACGGTTTGGGTGATGGCAAAGGGACATTTGATCAAAACCGGAACGCCGCGGGAGATCTTTGCCGACTCGGCTTGGTTGAAGGCGAATCAGCTAGGGTTACCTAAAACCGCTCAAATGGCACAACAATTGACTGCAAAAGGGT
- a CDS encoding energy-coupling factor ABC transporter ATP-binding protein, with the protein MGNVIHVQHLNYTYPEAKRQALTDVSFDVAKGEWLAIIGHNGSGKSTLAKNLNGLLAPESGTVEVAGMTLSEETVWDIRAKVGIVFQNPDNQFVGATVADDVAFGLENRGVPRDDMIRRVDEALKRVGMTAFADREPARLSGGQKQRVAIAGIIAQRPEIIILDESTSMLDPAGRQEVLGVIRELKDELGLTVLSITHDIDEAASAHRIILLNDGKINEIGTPSEIFAHGTDLLRLGLDVPYSERLKDALIQRGVTMPEAYLDNERLVDYLWTLHSTM; encoded by the coding sequence GTGGGCAACGTCATTCATGTTCAACACTTGAATTACACTTATCCGGAAGCAAAACGTCAAGCACTGACAGATGTGTCGTTTGATGTGGCTAAAGGTGAGTGGCTGGCAATTATCGGCCATAATGGTAGCGGTAAGAGTACGCTGGCGAAAAATTTAAATGGACTGCTGGCGCCAGAATCGGGCACGGTTGAAGTTGCCGGGATGACGCTTAGCGAAGAAACCGTGTGGGATATTCGCGCCAAGGTTGGGATTGTTTTCCAGAATCCGGACAATCAGTTTGTGGGTGCGACGGTTGCCGATGATGTGGCATTCGGACTGGAAAATCGCGGTGTCCCACGAGATGACATGATTCGCCGGGTGGATGAAGCCCTCAAACGCGTTGGCATGACGGCTTTTGCTGACCGGGAGCCGGCGCGGTTGTCTGGCGGCCAGAAGCAACGGGTGGCGATTGCCGGCATTATTGCCCAGCGCCCGGAGATTATTATTCTGGATGAATCAACATCAATGCTAGATCCGGCCGGTCGCCAGGAAGTGTTGGGTGTGATTCGTGAACTCAAAGATGAATTGGGGCTCACCGTTTTGTCAATTACCCATGATATTGATGAAGCGGCATCTGCGCATCGGATTATTTTACTTAATGACGGGAAGATTAACGAAATCGGAACGCCTAGCGAGATCTTTGCACATGGGACAGACCTATTGCGCTTAGGGCTTGATGTGCCGTATTCCGAGCGGTTAAAAGACGCCTTGATTCAGCGCGGTGTCACAATGCCAGAAGCATATTTGGACAATGAAAGGTTGGTAGACTACCTGTGGACATTACATTCGACCATGTGA
- the rplQ gene encoding 50S ribosomal protein L17, which produces MSYRKLGRTSSQRKAMLRDLTTDLLINERIVTTEARAKEVRSTAEKMITLGKRGDLHARRQAAAYVRNEIASVEEQEDSVIVKSALQKLFSDLAPKYADRKGGYTRILKTAPRRGDGAPMVIIELV; this is translated from the coding sequence ATGAGTTACCGTAAATTAGGGCGGACCAGCTCACAGCGTAAGGCAATGCTACGCGATTTGACAACGGATCTGCTGATCAACGAACGAATCGTTACAACCGAAGCCCGCGCTAAGGAAGTTCGTTCAACTGCTGAAAAAATGATCACCTTGGGCAAGCGTGGCGATTTACATGCACGCCGCCAAGCAGCAGCTTATGTGCGCAACGAAATTGCGAGTGTCGAAGAACAAGAAGACAGTGTGATTGTGAAGTCCGCTTTACAAAAACTGTTCAGTGACTTGGCACCAAAATACGCAGATCGCAAAGGCGGCTATACCCGCATTTTGAAGACTGCGCCACGTCGCGGTGACGGTGCACCAATGGTTATCATTGAGCTCGTCTAA
- a CDS encoding DNA-directed RNA polymerase subunit alpha has protein sequence MIEFEKPNITKVDESTNYGKFVVEPLERGYGTTLGNSLRRILLSSLPGAAVSSIQIDGVLHEFSTIDGVLEDVTQIILNIKKLALKMNTDEDKNIEIDVNGPAKVTAADIVADPDVEVLNPEQYICTVADGGHFHVRMTVKKGRGYVAADQNKSDDMPIGVLPIDSIFTPISRVNYQVESTRVGRRNDFDKLTLDVWTNGSISPREAISLAAKILTEHLDIFVNLTDEAKNAEIMVEKEETHKEKMLEMTIEELDLSVRSYNCLKRAGINTVQELTNKTEADMMKVRNLGRKSLEEVKNKLADLGLGLRKED, from the coding sequence ATGATCGAATTCGAAAAGCCGAACATTACCAAAGTTGACGAAAGCACCAACTATGGCAAGTTTGTGGTTGAACCGTTGGAACGCGGCTACGGTACTACGTTAGGTAACTCGTTGCGGCGGATCCTTCTTTCTTCATTACCGGGCGCAGCTGTCAGCAGCATTCAAATTGATGGGGTACTTCATGAGTTCTCCACAATTGATGGTGTATTGGAAGATGTGACTCAGATCATTTTGAATATCAAGAAATTGGCACTCAAGATGAACACTGATGAAGATAAGAACATCGAAATTGATGTCAACGGTCCGGCTAAGGTAACTGCTGCTGATATCGTCGCTGATCCTGATGTTGAGGTCTTAAATCCTGAACAGTATATCTGTACTGTTGCAGACGGCGGGCACTTCCATGTACGTATGACCGTTAAAAAGGGTCGCGGGTATGTGGCAGCTGACCAGAATAAGTCTGATGACATGCCAATCGGTGTTTTGCCGATCGACTCGATTTTCACCCCGATCAGCCGGGTTAACTATCAAGTTGAAAGCACCCGTGTTGGCCGTCGGAATGATTTCGACAAGTTAACGCTGGATGTTTGGACTAATGGCTCAATCTCGCCACGTGAGGCCATCAGCTTAGCAGCGAAGATCCTGACTGAACACCTGGATATTTTCGTCAATTTGACGGATGAAGCTAAGAACGCTGAAATCATGGTTGAAAAAGAAGAAACGCACAAGGAAAAAATGCTTGAGATGACCATCGAAGAGCTTGACTTGTCGGTTCGTTCCTACAACTGCTTGAAGCGTGCCGGGATTAATACGGTCCAGGAGTTAACCAACAAAACAGAAGCCGATATGATGAAAGTTCGTAACTTAGGCCGCAAGTCACTTGAAGAAGTTAAAAACAAGTTGGCAGATCTTGGCTTAGGATTGCGTAAAGAAGACTAA
- the rpsK gene encoding 30S ribosomal protein S11 yields the protein MAGRKTTRKRRVRKNVESGVAHIHSTFNNTLVMITDPRGNAIAWSSAGALGFKGSRKSTPFAAQMAAEAAAKESMEHGMKSVEVAVKGPGSGREAAIRSLQATGLEVTAIRDVTPVPHNGSRPPKRRRV from the coding sequence ATGGCAGGTAGAAAAACTACGCGGAAGCGCCGTGTCCGCAAAAACGTTGAATCTGGCGTGGCTCATATCCACTCAACCTTCAACAACACCTTAGTAATGATCACGGACCCTCGCGGCAATGCGATCGCTTGGTCCTCTGCTGGTGCACTCGGGTTTAAAGGTAGTCGTAAGTCAACACCGTTTGCTGCGCAGATGGCTGCTGAAGCTGCGGCGAAGGAATCAATGGAACATGGCATGAAGTCGGTTGAAGTTGCGGTTAAGGGCCCAGGCTCTGGTCGTGAAGCTGCAATCCGTTCACTTCAGGCAACAGGTCTTGAAGTTACTGCGATCCGTGATGTTACACCGGTTCCGCATAACGGTTCTCGTCCTCCAAAGCGTCGTCGTGTTTAA
- the rpsM gene encoding 30S ribosomal protein S13 → MARIAGVDLPRGKQIVIALTYIYGVGKTTAQKVLKTAGVPEDVRQDDLTPEQEDKIRAALDSYKVEGDLRREVNLNIKRLMEIGSYRGIRHRRGLPVRGQNTKNNARTRKGKKATMAGKKK, encoded by the coding sequence ATGGCTCGTATCGCAGGTGTCGACTTACCACGTGGTAAGCAAATTGTCATTGCCTTAACTTATATCTATGGTGTCGGCAAGACAACCGCTCAAAAGGTTCTCAAGACTGCCGGTGTTCCGGAAGATGTTCGTCAAGATGACCTGACCCCAGAACAAGAAGACAAGATTCGTGCAGCTTTGGACTCATACAAAGTTGAAGGCGATCTCCGTCGTGAAGTGAACTTGAACATCAAGCGATTGATGGAAATCGGTTCATATCGCGGCATCCGTCATCGTCGTGGCTTGCCGGTTCGTGGACAAAATACCAAGAACAATGCTCGTACCCGTAAAGGGAAAAAAGCAACGATGGCAGGTAAGAAAAAATAA
- the rpmJ gene encoding 50S ribosomal protein L36: MKVRPSVKKMCEHCKVVRRKGRVMIICSANPKHKQRQG, encoded by the coding sequence ATGAAAGTACGTCCATCTGTTAAAAAGATGTGCGAGCACTGCAAAGTGGTCCGTCGTAAGGGTCGGGTCATGATTATCTGCTCTGCAAACCCAAAGCATAAGCAACGCCAGGGATAA
- the infA gene encoding translation initiation factor IF-1, which yields MAKDDVIEIQGTVTDTLPNAMFKVKLENGAEILAHVSGKIRMHYIRILPGDKVTVELSPYDLTKGRITYRFK from the coding sequence GTGGCAAAAGACGATGTAATTGAGATCCAAGGCACCGTGACGGATACCCTACCCAACGCGATGTTCAAAGTCAAGCTTGAAAATGGTGCCGAGATCCTCGCCCATGTTTCCGGTAAAATTCGGATGCACTACATTCGCATTTTACCAGGTGACAAGGTGACGGTTGAACTTTCACCTTATGATTTGACCAAGGGCCGGATCACATACCGTTTCAAGTAG